One genomic segment of Chloroflexota bacterium includes these proteins:
- a CDS encoding glycosyltransferase family 4 protein has product MKIGLVTPYVYPLPGGVNEHVRYLYEGLRARGHDVRIISSSHGLQRASEGDVIRLGKGFSMPANGSVGTITLSPRYLSQVAAMLDRERFDLLHLHEPFVPFLSPIVLRRSRSVNIATFHAFGGWSPAYEFGRRVMGGYAARLHGRIAVSAAARHFIDRYFEGDYKVIPNGVDVARFRRAVPVARWQDGTSNLLFVGRHEPRKGLLDLLKAYRILRKTGCHCRLLVVGTGPQEREARRYVLTHRLSGVEFLGRVSDEEKARLFRTADLFIAPATGKESFGIVLLEAMASGAPIVASDIHGYKGVLRRGEQGLLVPPRQPKALAAATARLLADPGLRAEMSASGRARAEEFSWDRVTAKVESYYGFVIRRLAAADALPPDFHAEVPPASRVSGRAEAGPT; this is encoded by the coding sequence ATGAAGATCGGCCTCGTCACGCCGTACGTCTACCCGCTCCCGGGTGGCGTCAACGAGCACGTCCGCTACCTGTACGAGGGCCTCCGGGCGCGGGGCCACGACGTCCGGATCATCAGCTCGAGCCACGGCCTCCAGCGAGCGAGCGAGGGCGACGTGATCCGCCTCGGCAAGGGCTTCAGCATGCCGGCGAACGGCTCCGTCGGGACCATCACGCTCTCGCCCCGCTACCTCTCCCAGGTGGCGGCGATGCTCGACCGCGAGCGCTTCGACCTCCTCCACCTCCACGAGCCGTTCGTGCCCTTCCTTTCGCCGATCGTCCTGCGCCGGTCGCGGAGCGTGAACATCGCGACGTTCCACGCCTTCGGCGGCTGGTCGCCGGCGTACGAGTTCGGGCGCCGGGTCATGGGCGGGTATGCCGCCCGGTTGCACGGCAGGATCGCCGTCAGTGCCGCCGCTCGCCACTTCATCGATCGCTACTTCGAGGGCGACTACAAGGTCATCCCGAACGGGGTCGACGTCGCCCGCTTCCGGCGCGCGGTCCCCGTCGCGCGGTGGCAGGACGGCACATCCAACCTCCTGTTCGTCGGCCGTCACGAACCCCGCAAGGGGCTGCTCGACCTGCTCAAGGCGTACCGCATCCTCCGCAAGACGGGTTGCCACTGCCGGCTCCTCGTCGTCGGGACCGGGCCGCAGGAGCGCGAGGCCCGCCGGTATGTCCTCACCCATCGCCTCAGCGGCGTCGAGTTCCTCGGTCGGGTGAGCGACGAGGAGAAGGCCCGGCTCTTCCGGACGGCGGACCTCTTCATCGCACCCGCCACCGGCAAGGAATCGTTCGGCATCGTCCTCCTCGAGGCGATGGCGTCCGGCGCGCCCATCGTGGCGAGCGACATCCACGGCTACAAGGGCGTCCTCCGACGCGGCGAGCAGGGGCTGCTCGTGCCGCCCCGCCAACCGAAGGCGCTCGCCGCGGCGACCGCCCGGCTCCTCGCCGATCCGGGGCTGCGGGCCGAGATGAGTGCGAGCGGTCGGGCTCGGGCGGAGGAGTTCTCGTGGGATCGGGTGACGGCCAAGGTGGAGTCGTATTACGGCTTCGTCATCCGGCGCCTCGCCGCCGCCGACGCGCTTCCCCCGGACTTCCATGCCGAGGTGCCGCCTGCGTCACGCGTCAGCGGCCGCGCCGAGGCCGGACCGACCTGA